One part of the Microlunatus elymi genome encodes these proteins:
- the rimP gene encoding ribosome maturation factor RimP produces MKAEQISTVVEPILEQFALDLDAVEVKPAGKRTMVRVVVDGDGADGGGPSLDDIAEATKAVSAALDASDVTGAGSYTLEVSSRGVSRPLTLPRHWRRNHDRLVKVSLADGTEFTGRITGADDAAATLDVDGTERRVAFADVSNALIQVELNRKPRGSRAPEEEN; encoded by the coding sequence ATGAAGGCCGAGCAGATCTCGACCGTCGTCGAACCGATCCTGGAGCAGTTCGCCCTCGATCTCGACGCGGTCGAGGTGAAGCCCGCCGGCAAGCGCACGATGGTGCGCGTCGTGGTCGACGGCGACGGCGCGGACGGCGGCGGTCCGTCGCTGGACGACATCGCCGAGGCGACGAAGGCGGTCTCGGCCGCGCTGGACGCCTCCGACGTCACCGGCGCCGGTTCCTACACCTTGGAGGTCAGCTCCCGCGGCGTCAGCCGCCCGCTCACGCTGCCCCGGCACTGGCGTCGCAACCACGATCGACTGGTCAAGGTGTCCCTCGCCGACGGTACGGAGTTCACTGGCCGGATCACCGGAGCCGACGACGCCGCCGCAACCCTGGACGTGGACGGCACCGAGCGTCGGGTCGCCTTCGCCGACGTCAGCAACGCGCTGATCCAGGTCGAGTTGAACCGCAAGCCCCGTGGTTCCCGAGCCCCCGAGGAGGAGAACTGA
- a CDS encoding YlxR family protein gives MEPVRTCVGCRGRENKSDLIRLVRSGEAIVVDVRQSRPGRGVYLHPRPQCWEQAFRRRALARGLQAGNVDQDRLRTELAELIIDPS, from the coding sequence GTGGAACCGGTCCGGACCTGTGTGGGGTGTCGTGGCCGGGAGAACAAATCCGACCTGATTCGCCTGGTCCGTTCCGGCGAGGCGATCGTGGTCGACGTACGACAGTCCCGACCAGGTCGCGGGGTGTATCTGCATCCGCGGCCGCAGTGTTGGGAGCAGGCATTTCGCCGACGGGCTCTGGCTCGCGGACTGCAGGCCGGCAACGTCGATCAAGATCGCCTGCGTACGGAGCTGGCCGAGTTGATCATCGACCCGAGTTGA
- the nagB gene encoding glucosamine-6-phosphate deaminase, translating into MQVLIAPSAAAVGRFAAGRIADVVRRRPDAVLGLATGSSPLDIYADLARQVAAGELDLSAVRAFALDEYIGLPPGHPQSYHEVIDREVVRPTGMDPAKVRVPNGFAEDLEAACEEFERELAEVGPVDVQILGVGTNGHIGFNEPMSSFASRTRVKRLTPATRQANARFFDSIDQVPELCLTQGIGTVMEAEELLLVAQGAAKAEAVARMVEGPVSSSCPASVLQFHPSATVIVDGPAASRLEFTDYYERLS; encoded by the coding sequence ATGCAGGTGTTGATCGCGCCGTCGGCTGCGGCCGTCGGTCGGTTCGCGGCGGGTCGGATCGCCGACGTGGTACGCCGTCGGCCCGACGCCGTACTCGGGTTGGCGACCGGTTCATCGCCGCTGGACATCTACGCCGACCTCGCACGTCAGGTGGCCGCCGGCGAACTCGACCTCTCCGCCGTACGAGCCTTTGCCCTGGACGAGTACATCGGGCTGCCGCCCGGACATCCGCAGAGCTATCACGAGGTGATCGATCGGGAGGTCGTCCGGCCGACCGGGATGGATCCGGCGAAGGTCCGGGTGCCGAACGGTTTCGCCGAGGATCTCGAGGCGGCCTGCGAGGAGTTCGAACGAGAGTTGGCGGAGGTCGGCCCGGTCGACGTACAGATCCTCGGAGTCGGCACCAACGGCCACATCGGCTTCAACGAGCCGATGTCGTCGTTCGCGTCGCGGACCCGGGTGAAGCGGCTGACGCCGGCCACCCGGCAGGCGAACGCGCGGTTCTTCGACTCGATCGATCAGGTGCCCGAGCTGTGCCTGACCCAGGGGATCGGCACCGTGATGGAGGCCGAGGAGCTGCTGCTGGTCGCCCAGGGCGCGGCCAAGGCGGAGGCGGTGGCGCGGATGGTCGAGGGTCCGGTCAGCAGCAGTTGTCCCGCGTCGGTGCTGCAGTTCCACCCCTCGGCGACCGTGATCGTCGACGGCCCGGCCGCCTCCCGGCTGGAATTCACCGACTACTACGAACGCCTGAGCTGA
- a CDS encoding GNAT family N-acetyltransferase, which translates to MSETVVRSGVRVLTGADTDLAVRLLASSPIDNVFVASRVRAAGLEARDLGCPIWGFEEDGRLRSMCHAGSNLVPVNATPAAVAAFAEYAGPRRMCSSIIGPAPVAMDLWQRLSRLWGSVWSQTREVRAHQPVLAIDTDPVIAPDPRVRPITIQHWDSYYQSAVRMYTEEVGVSPLQGNPAGYRYYVRQLITSGRAFGVLDGDRVIFKADLGSVSRGVTQVQGVWLDPSLRSRGLAPGMMAAVVQLARRVAPVVSLYVNDFNAPARATYQRVGFRQTGEFCTVLY; encoded by the coding sequence ATGAGCGAGACGGTGGTCCGGTCGGGTGTCCGGGTGCTGACCGGCGCCGACACCGACCTCGCCGTTCGGTTGCTCGCGTCCTCACCGATCGACAACGTCTTCGTCGCATCCCGGGTCCGTGCGGCGGGGCTCGAAGCACGCGACCTGGGCTGTCCGATCTGGGGCTTCGAGGAGGACGGCCGGCTCCGTTCGATGTGTCACGCCGGCTCCAACCTGGTCCCGGTGAACGCGACCCCGGCTGCGGTGGCGGCCTTTGCCGAGTACGCCGGTCCGCGACGGATGTGTTCGTCGATCATCGGTCCCGCGCCGGTCGCGATGGACCTGTGGCAGCGGCTCAGCCGGCTCTGGGGCTCGGTCTGGTCGCAGACCCGGGAGGTCCGAGCCCACCAGCCGGTGCTGGCGATCGACACCGATCCGGTCATCGCGCCGGACCCGCGGGTGCGGCCGATCACCATCCAGCATTGGGATTCCTACTATCAGTCGGCGGTACGGATGTACACCGAGGAGGTCGGCGTCTCGCCACTGCAGGGCAACCCCGCCGGCTACCGCTACTACGTACGCCAGTTGATCACGTCCGGTCGCGCCTTCGGTGTGCTGGACGGCGACCGGGTGATCTTCAAGGCCGACCTCGGTTCGGTGTCCCGCGGTGTCACCCAGGTCCAGGGCGTCTGGCTCGACCCGTCGCTGCGCAGCCGCGGCCTGGCGCCCGGGATGATGGCCGCCGTGGTCCAGTTGGCTCGCCGCGTCGCTCCGGTCGTCTCCCTCTACGTCAACGACTTCAACGCTCCCGCCCGCGCGACCTACCAACGCGTCGGCTTCCGGCAGACGGGGGAGTTCTGCACGGTGTTGTATTAG
- the nusA gene encoding transcription termination factor NusA encodes MDIDISVLRLLEREKDVPFELLVNAIEEALLSAYEKTPHAIPGSRVELNRKSGHVRVLAPERDDEGNRIGEYDNTPEGFGRVAASTARQVIFQRLRDAEDEQKFGHFANVEGDIVSGVVQQGPDARTVLVDLGQIEAIMPQAEQVPGESYRHGARIKVYVVSVRKETRGPQVVVSRTHPGLVERLFRLEVPEIADGTVEIKAVAREAGHRSKIAVWSTNRDVSAKGACIGPMGQRVRAVMHELNEEKIDIIDYSEDPATFVGQALSPAKVSSVTVVDERARAARVVVPDYQLSLAIGREGQNARLAARLTGWRIDIRADTAPDAD; translated from the coding sequence ATGGACATCGACATCTCCGTACTGAGGCTGTTGGAACGCGAGAAGGACGTTCCCTTCGAGCTGCTGGTGAACGCGATCGAGGAGGCCCTGCTGTCGGCGTACGAGAAGACGCCGCACGCCATTCCGGGATCGCGGGTCGAACTGAATCGCAAGTCCGGCCACGTACGGGTGCTCGCGCCCGAACGCGACGACGAGGGCAACCGGATCGGTGAGTACGACAACACCCCCGAGGGCTTCGGACGGGTCGCGGCGTCGACCGCCCGGCAGGTGATCTTCCAGCGGTTGCGCGATGCGGAGGACGAGCAGAAGTTCGGCCATTTCGCCAACGTCGAGGGCGACATCGTCTCCGGTGTCGTGCAGCAGGGACCGGACGCGCGGACGGTACTGGTCGACCTGGGCCAGATCGAGGCGATCATGCCGCAGGCCGAGCAGGTGCCGGGGGAGAGTTATCGGCACGGCGCCCGGATCAAGGTGTACGTGGTGTCGGTGCGCAAGGAGACCCGCGGCCCGCAGGTCGTCGTGTCTCGGACTCATCCCGGTCTGGTCGAACGACTCTTCCGGCTGGAGGTTCCCGAGATCGCCGACGGGACGGTGGAGATCAAGGCGGTCGCCCGGGAGGCCGGCCACCGGAGCAAGATCGCGGTCTGGAGCACCAACCGGGACGTCAGCGCCAAGGGTGCCTGTATCGGTCCGATGGGGCAGCGGGTGCGGGCGGTGATGCACGAACTGAACGAGGAGAAGATCGACATCATCGACTACTCCGAGGATCCGGCCACCTTCGTCGGCCAGGCGTTGTCGCCGGCCAAGGTCAGCTCGGTCACCGTGGTCGACGAACGGGCCCGGGCGGCGCGAGTGGTGGTGCCGGATTATCAGTTGTCGCTGGCGATCGGCCGGGAGGGGCAGAACGCCCGGTTGGCTGCCCGGCTCACCGGTTGGCGGATCGACATCCGTGCCGACACCGCGCCCGATGCGGACTGA
- a CDS encoding proline--tRNA ligase, giving the protein MSELFVRTLREDPADAEVPSHRWLVRAGYIRRTAPGVYSWLPLGYKVLRNVERIIREEMDPISQEIHLPALLPREPYEATGRWEEYGANLFRLKDRRGNDYLLGPTHEEIFTLLVKDMCSSYKDLPLSLYQVQTKYRDEARPRAGLLRGREFVMKDSYSFDIDAEGLQKAYDAHRDAYIKIFNRLGFEYVIVAAMSGAMGGSASEEFLAIGENGEDTFVRSPGGYAANVEAVKTPVPEAISYEDAPAAHAEDTPDTPTIETLVAVSNDRYPRADRPWAAADTLKNLLLMIIHPDGSKEPLAIGLPGDREVDMKRLNAQLEPSEAEPFTEDDFARYSDLVKGYIGPQVLGEESATKIKFLVDPRVVSGTRWVTGANQPGRHVFDLVAGRDFTPDGTIEAAEIREGDPAPDGSGPLHLARGMEMGHIFQLGSKYAEALGLKVLDQNGKLVTVTMGSYGIGVSRAVAAVAENTSDDKGLCWPRELAPYDVQLVVAGKGDEIVTAAGDLAQRLDDLGVKVLLDDRKVTPGVKFADAELMGMPIVVVVGKGLADGVIEVRDRRSGERADVPVDEVTERILAATRS; this is encoded by the coding sequence ATGTCGGAGTTGTTCGTCCGTACCCTTCGGGAGGATCCGGCGGACGCGGAGGTGCCCAGCCATCGTTGGCTGGTCCGGGCCGGCTACATCCGCCGGACTGCTCCGGGGGTCTACTCGTGGTTGCCGCTGGGCTACAAGGTCTTGCGCAACGTGGAACGGATCATCCGCGAGGAGATGGATCCGATCAGCCAGGAGATCCACCTGCCCGCGCTGCTGCCGCGCGAGCCGTACGAGGCCACCGGCCGCTGGGAGGAGTACGGGGCCAACCTGTTCCGGCTGAAGGACCGGCGCGGCAACGACTACCTGCTCGGCCCGACGCACGAGGAGATCTTCACCCTGCTGGTGAAGGACATGTGCAGTTCCTACAAGGATCTGCCGCTGTCGCTCTACCAGGTGCAGACGAAGTACCGGGACGAGGCTCGGCCGCGGGCCGGGCTGCTGCGCGGCCGTGAGTTCGTGATGAAGGACTCCTATTCCTTCGACATCGACGCCGAGGGCCTGCAGAAGGCGTACGACGCGCACCGGGACGCGTACATCAAGATCTTCAACCGGCTCGGCTTCGAATACGTGATCGTGGCGGCGATGTCCGGTGCGATGGGCGGATCGGCGAGCGAGGAGTTCCTGGCGATCGGGGAGAACGGCGAGGACACCTTCGTCCGCTCGCCGGGCGGGTACGCCGCCAACGTCGAAGCGGTCAAGACGCCGGTGCCGGAGGCGATCTCGTACGAGGATGCGCCGGCCGCGCATGCCGAGGACACTCCGGACACGCCGACCATCGAAACCCTGGTCGCCGTCTCCAACGATCGCTACCCGCGCGCCGACCGGCCGTGGGCGGCTGCGGACACCTTGAAGAATCTGCTGCTGATGATCATTCATCCCGACGGCAGCAAGGAGCCGTTGGCGATCGGCCTGCCCGGCGACCGTGAGGTCGACATGAAGCGACTCAACGCCCAGCTCGAACCGTCCGAGGCCGAGCCGTTCACCGAGGACGACTTCGCCCGTTATTCCGACCTGGTCAAGGGATACATCGGCCCGCAGGTTCTCGGCGAGGAGTCGGCGACCAAGATCAAGTTCTTGGTCGATCCGCGCGTCGTCAGCGGGACCCGGTGGGTCACCGGCGCCAACCAGCCGGGCCGCCACGTCTTCGATCTTGTCGCCGGTCGGGACTTCACCCCGGACGGGACGATCGAGGCCGCGGAGATCCGGGAGGGCGATCCGGCTCCCGACGGATCCGGTCCGCTGCACCTGGCCCGAGGCATGGAGATGGGTCACATCTTCCAGCTGGGCAGCAAATACGCCGAAGCGCTCGGGCTCAAGGTCCTTGATCAAAACGGCAAGCTGGTCACCGTCACCATGGGCTCGTACGGCATCGGGGTGTCCCGCGCCGTCGCCGCGGTGGCCGAGAACACCAGTGACGACAAGGGATTGTGCTGGCCGCGCGAGTTGGCTCCGTACGACGTGCAGTTGGTGGTGGCCGGCAAGGGCGACGAGATCGTCACCGCCGCCGGCGATCTTGCGCAGCGGCTCGATGATCTTGGTGTGAAGGTGCTGCTGGATGATCGCAAGGTCACCCCGGGCGTGAAGTTCGCCGACGCCGAGCTGATGGGCATGCCGATCGTGGTGGTGGTGGGCAAGGGCCTGGCCGACGGTGTGATCGAGGTCCGCGACCGCAGGAGCGGCGAGCGTGCCGACGTCCCCGTCGACGAGGTGACCGAGCGCATCCTCGCTGCGACTCGTTCCTGA
- a CDS encoding aconitate hydratase, which translates to MPQNVAQKLISSHLVEGEMTPGEEIGLRIDQTLTQDATGTMVMLELEAMGLDRAQTELSVQYVDHNLLQAGSRNAEDHEFLRSASRRFGLWFSGPGNGVSHPTHMERFGLPGKTMVGSDSHTPAAGSLGMLAIGLGGIEVARAIAGEPVYLQMPKIWGVRLINSLPDWVSAKDVILEMLRRHSVKGGVNRVIEYYGPGVATLSAMDRHVIANMGAELGATSTVFPADERVRDFLRWQQREDDYVELLADEGARYDVDEEIDLAALEPLIALPSAPDNVRPVAEVAGDEVEQVVIGSSANPGLRDFMAVAAIVQGRRISPGLSLDVNPTSRELLQDLMKTGAAFDLIAAGARLHQSGCLGCIGMGQSPTSNGRSLRTMPRNFPGRSGTADDQVYLCSPETAAAAALTGVITDPRTLPDRFQLSAPKINLPNVATVNTEMVEEPLPPDQAREVKLIKGENIAGLPELEPLPDRIEAPALIKVSDDISTDTIMPAGAEALPYRSNIAKLSRYAFKDVNSDYHDQAVDVRDRSGHVIIGGDNYGQGSSREHAAIAPRFLGLRMVLAKSYARIHWQNLINFGVLPLEFDDPDDYDGIEIGDVLAVDDLRRALDDETLMVQNTTQDAGYRARHRLSRRQLEILLVGGLIPWLRDRDAGATDRR; encoded by the coding sequence ATGCCGCAGAACGTTGCTCAGAAGTTGATCTCGAGCCATCTGGTGGAGGGCGAGATGACGCCCGGTGAGGAGATCGGCTTGCGTATCGACCAGACGCTGACCCAGGACGCCACCGGGACGATGGTGATGCTGGAGCTGGAGGCGATGGGGCTGGACCGGGCGCAGACCGAGCTGTCCGTGCAGTACGTCGATCACAACCTGCTGCAGGCCGGCAGCCGCAACGCCGAGGACCACGAATTCCTCCGCTCGGCCAGCCGACGGTTCGGGCTCTGGTTCTCCGGTCCGGGCAACGGGGTCTCCCACCCCACCCACATGGAGCGGTTCGGCCTCCCAGGCAAGACCATGGTCGGCAGCGACAGCCACACCCCCGCCGCCGGTTCGCTGGGCATGCTGGCGATCGGACTCGGCGGCATCGAGGTCGCCCGGGCGATCGCCGGCGAACCGGTCTACCTGCAGATGCCGAAGATCTGGGGCGTCCGCTTGATCAACTCGCTGCCGGACTGGGTCAGCGCCAAGGACGTGATCTTGGAGATGCTGCGCCGGCACAGTGTGAAGGGCGGCGTCAATCGAGTGATCGAATACTACGGACCGGGCGTGGCCACCCTATCGGCGATGGACCGGCACGTGATCGCGAACATGGGTGCCGAGCTCGGCGCCACCAGTACGGTTTTCCCTGCTGACGAACGGGTTCGCGACTTCCTGCGTTGGCAGCAGCGCGAGGACGACTACGTCGAACTGCTCGCCGACGAGGGTGCGAGGTACGACGTGGACGAGGAAATTGATCTTGCTGCGTTGGAGCCGTTGATCGCGTTGCCGAGCGCTCCGGACAACGTACGACCGGTCGCCGAGGTCGCCGGCGACGAGGTCGAGCAGGTGGTGATCGGATCCTCGGCCAATCCCGGCCTGCGCGACTTCATGGCCGTCGCCGCGATCGTGCAGGGACGGAGGATCAGCCCCGGCCTGTCGCTGGACGTCAACCCGACCTCCCGCGAGCTGCTCCAGGACCTGATGAAGACCGGCGCGGCCTTCGATCTGATCGCGGCCGGCGCCCGGCTGCATCAGTCGGGCTGCCTGGGCTGCATCGGCATGGGCCAGTCACCGACCAGCAACGGACGCAGCCTGCGTACGATGCCACGCAACTTCCCGGGCCGGTCGGGCACCGCCGACGATCAGGTCTACCTGTGCTCCCCGGAGACCGCGGCCGCAGCGGCATTAACCGGTGTGATCACCGACCCGCGTACGCTGCCGGACCGGTTCCAGTTGTCCGCACCCAAGATCAACTTGCCGAACGTGGCCACGGTCAACACCGAGATGGTGGAGGAACCACTGCCGCCCGATCAGGCCCGCGAGGTGAAGTTGATCAAGGGCGAGAACATCGCCGGGCTGCCCGAGCTCGAGCCGCTGCCGGACCGGATCGAGGCACCGGCGTTGATCAAGGTCAGCGACGACATCTCCACCGACACGATCATGCCGGCCGGTGCCGAGGCCCTGCCCTATCGCAGCAACATCGCCAAACTGTCCCGGTACGCGTTCAAGGACGTCAACAGCGACTACCACGACCAAGCCGTCGACGTACGAGACCGGTCCGGACACGTGATCATCGGCGGCGACAACTACGGCCAGGGATCATCCCGCGAGCATGCCGCGATCGCCCCGCGCTTCCTCGGTCTGCGCATGGTGCTGGCCAAGTCCTACGCCCGGATCCACTGGCAGAACTTGATCAACTTCGGCGTACTGCCGTTGGAGTTCGACGATCCGGACGACTACGACGGCATCGAGATCGGCGACGTGCTGGCCGTTGATGATCTTCGCCGGGCTCTCGACGACGAGACCCTGATGGTGCAGAACACCACCCAGGACGCCGGCTATCGGGCACGGCATCGGCTGAGCCGGCGGCAGTTGGAGATCTTGCTGGTCGGCGGACTGATCCCGTGGCTCCGCGACCGTGACGCCGGCGCTACCGACCGACGCTGA
- a CDS encoding DUF4439 domain-containing protein, giving the protein MTEPAGTRNTAGFTGPAIGRRSLLIMIVAGGLALAGCTGSGPLPTPSSSAPPSPTPTPLPGTVEAAATEDALAGYAHAMLTRYDDLEAAGKRLITRIRDAHVAHAAVLNSTDPTAVPAPTSGASTPTSSATAPTGSATPPGEGGSAAQPGGCSCSSQPTTPLPTSSTKALKTLRAMETKAAAAHRKRALAPTGPQDQLPWLTLLWGSLSSAAASYAQALAEGLDPGEAPLQDHRVAVELPSATGAVQSLVEQCYAVIFGYQAALAKLSGSTADHARSSLAGYRDLRDQLSGWLTGQDTDVPAAHAAYRLPIQPTNSSRAAALIGTMEDQLLPFLGQWLATTEHDQQRALDTMITGSRNVGYWSDKINLWPGWPVRR; this is encoded by the coding sequence GTGACCGAGCCTGCAGGGACACGGAACACCGCCGGATTCACCGGACCGGCCATCGGCCGCCGCAGTCTGTTGATCATGATCGTCGCCGGTGGTCTCGCACTGGCCGGTTGCACCGGATCCGGGCCGCTTCCCACGCCGTCGAGTTCGGCTCCTCCCAGCCCGACGCCGACCCCGCTGCCCGGCACCGTCGAGGCCGCGGCAACCGAAGACGCTCTCGCGGGTTACGCGCACGCGATGCTGACCCGCTACGACGACCTGGAAGCCGCCGGCAAGCGTCTGATCACCCGGATCAGGGATGCGCATGTGGCCCACGCCGCGGTGTTGAACTCGACCGATCCGACGGCCGTGCCGGCACCGACGTCGGGGGCGTCGACTCCCACGAGCAGCGCGACCGCTCCCACCGGCAGCGCGACACCGCCCGGCGAAGGCGGATCGGCCGCACAGCCCGGTGGGTGCAGTTGCAGCTCACAACCGACAACCCCGTTGCCGACGTCATCGACGAAAGCGCTCAAGACCCTGCGAGCCATGGAAACCAAGGCCGCGGCAGCGCATCGCAAACGGGCCCTGGCGCCGACCGGACCGCAAGATCAACTTCCCTGGCTGACGTTGCTGTGGGGGTCGCTGTCGTCCGCCGCCGCCAGCTACGCCCAGGCGTTGGCGGAAGGGCTGGACCCGGGTGAGGCGCCACTTCAAGATCATCGGGTTGCCGTCGAACTGCCCTCGGCGACCGGAGCCGTACAGAGTCTGGTCGAGCAGTGCTACGCCGTGATCTTCGGCTATCAGGCAGCGTTGGCCAAGCTCTCCGGCAGCACTGCTGATCATGCTCGGTCCAGTCTGGCCGGGTATCGCGACCTGCGCGATCAACTGTCCGGATGGCTCACCGGGCAGGACACCGACGTGCCGGCCGCGCACGCCGCCTACCGGTTGCCGATCCAGCCGACCAACTCGTCCCGCGCGGCCGCACTGATCGGCACCATGGAAGATCAACTCCTGCCGTTCCTCGGGCAGTGGCTGGCCACCACCGAGCATGATCAACAACGAGCCCTGGACACCATGATCACCGGCAGCCGCAACGTCGGCTACTGGTCGGACAAGATCAACTTGTGGCCCGGTTGGCCGGTCCGGCGCTGA